The Coffea eugenioides isolate CCC68of chromosome 8, Ceug_1.0, whole genome shotgun sequence genome has a segment encoding these proteins:
- the LOC113779944 gene encoding probable serine/threonine-protein kinase WNK10 isoform X1: MNSRAGSFLSAPNAKLKLEASENDIILEVSPDKRYIRYNEILGRGAFKIVYKGFDEVDGIEIAWNQVSIDDALQSSENLRRLYSEVHLLRTLKHENIMKLYTSWVDDENKTINMITELFTSGSLRQYRKKHRNVELKAIKNWARQILQGLHYLHNHDPPIIHRDLKCDNIFVNGNHGEVKIGDLGLATMMQQRTVRSVIGTPEFMAPELYEEEYNQLVDIYSFGMCLLEMITCEYPYGECKNQAQIYKKVTSGIKPAALGNVKDPQAKQLIEKCLLPAGQRLNAAELLKDPFLSSESSKELLCNLVQPLSITSKAMNFCKADSLSMDIEPTYRNVSYDACGESTIETHNVMLHRYNTRNEFRLRGEIRDSCSISLTLRIADFHGRVRNIHFMFYLDADTAISIAGEMVEQLGLLSDDVFLIAELIDCLILEMVPDWKPSFESLAGVGDLNKKSGICQNGHLLTSYSIERGSNSMPCHDLNEPHAFTEFIFVDRHDAEESVEKLSKHDQGFTNSLCSSDLGIVCKKYGAEVYDGNISESVMSECTKKSGLSIVGSSSAISNDLCFSFSSAPLNEKDSEKDQCLELKLELNAIAVQYDQCCHELLRMREEALANAKKRWATSKTMPVS; encoded by the exons ATGAATTCTAGGGCAGGTTCGTTTTTGTCAGCGCCAAATGCTAAGCTGAAGTTGGAGGCCAGTGAGAATGATATTATTTTAGAAGTTTCCCCCGATAAACGATATATTCGG tATAATGAAATCTTGGGGAGAGGAGCATTCAAGATTGT TTATAAGGGGTTTGATGAAGTAGATGGAATTGAAATTGCGTGGAACCAAGTAAGCATTGACGACGCATTGCAGTCTTCAGAAAATCTTCGAAGATTATATTCTGAGGTTCACCTGTTGAGAACATTGAAACATGAGAACATCATGAAGTTATATACCTCTTGGGTTGATGATGAGAACAAAACAATAAACATGATTACTGAGTTGTTCACTTCAGGAAGTTTGAGGCA GTACCGCAAGAAGCACAGAAATGTCGAGCTGAAGGCTATTAAGAACTGGGCTAGACAGATACTGCAAGGCTTACACTATCTCCACAATCATGACCCACCGATCATTCATAGAGATTTGAAGTGTGACAATATCTTTGTTAATGGAAATCATGGAGAAGTTAAAATTGGAGATTTAGGCTTAGCAACAATGATGCAGCAGCGTACTGTGCGAAGTGTTATTG GCACTCCTGAATTTATGGCTCCTGAGCTCTATGAAGAGGAGTATAATCAACTTGTTGACATCTATTCTTTTGGCATGTGTTTGTTGGAGATGATAACCTGTGAATATCCATACGGTGAATGCAAAAATCAAGCTCAAATCTATAAAAAGGTCACTTCA GGGATAAAGCCAGCTGCGCTTGGTAATGTTAAGGACCCCCAAGCAAAGCAGCTCATAGAAAAATGTTTGCTCCCAGCAGGTCAGAGGTTGAATGCAGCAGAGCTCTTGAAAGATCCGTTTCTTTCATCTGAAAGTTCAAAGGAGTTACTGTGCAATCTTGTGCAACCGCTTAGTATTACATCCAAAGCAATGAACTTTTGCAAGGCTGATTCTCTTTCTATGGATATAGAACCTACATACAGAAATGTGTCATATGATGCCTGTGGAGAAAGCACCATTGAAACCCATAACGTAATGTTGCACAGATACAACACCAGAAATGAATTTAGATTGCGAGGGGAAATTCGTGATAGTTGTTCCATATCATTGACATTGCGCATTGCTGACTTTCATG GGCGGGTAAGGAATATCCACTTTATGTTCTATCTGGATGCTGATACTGCGATTTCAATAGCTGGCGAGATGGTTGAACAGCTTGGTTTATTGAGTGACGATGTCTTTCTCATAGCGGAGTTGATTGACTGTTTAATTTTAGAAATGGTTCCCGACTGGAAACCGTCATTTGAAAGTTTGGCTGGAGTAGGCGACTTAAACAAGAAGTCTGGCATATGTCAAAATGGTCACCTCTTAACAAGCTACAGCATAGAACGGGGATCGAATAGTATGCCCTGCCATGATTTAAATGAACCGCATGCTTTTACCGAATTCATTTTTGTTGACAGACATGATGCTGAAGAGTCAGTTGAGAAGTTATCAAAGCACGATCAAGGATTTACTAATTCTTTGTGCAGTTCTGACTTAGGCATTGTTTGCAAGAAATATGGCGCTGAGGTTTACGACGGTAATATCAGTGAGTCTGTGATGAGTGAATGTACAAAGAAATCAGGGTTGTCAATTGTTGGTTCTAGCAGTGCAATATCTAACGATTTGTGCTTCAGTTTTTCTTCTGCGCCTCTGAATGAAAAAGACTCAGAAAAAGATCAATGCTTAGAGCTGAAGCTAGAACTCAATGCAATAGCTGTTCAATACGACCAGTGTTGCCATGAACTTTTAAGGATGAGAGAGGAGGCACTGGCAAATGCTAAGAAGAGGTGGGCCACAAGCAAGACGATGCCTGTTTCTTGA
- the LOC113779944 gene encoding probable serine/threonine-protein kinase WNK10 isoform X2, with translation MNSRAGSFLSAPNAKLKLEASENDIILEVSPDKRYIRYNEILGRGAFKIVYKGFDEVDGIEIAWNQVSIDDALQSSENLRRLYSEVHLLRTLKHENIMKLYTSWVDDENKTINMITELFTSGSLRQYRKKHRNVELKAIKNWARQILQGLHYLHNHDPPIIHRDLKCDNIFVNGNHGEVKIGDLGLATMMQQRTVRSVIGTPEFMAPELYEEEYNQLVDIYSFGMCLLEMITCEYPYGECKNQAQIYKKGIKPAALGNVKDPQAKQLIEKCLLPAGQRLNAAELLKDPFLSSESSKELLCNLVQPLSITSKAMNFCKADSLSMDIEPTYRNVSYDACGESTIETHNVMLHRYNTRNEFRLRGEIRDSCSISLTLRIADFHGRVRNIHFMFYLDADTAISIAGEMVEQLGLLSDDVFLIAELIDCLILEMVPDWKPSFESLAGVGDLNKKSGICQNGHLLTSYSIERGSNSMPCHDLNEPHAFTEFIFVDRHDAEESVEKLSKHDQGFTNSLCSSDLGIVCKKYGAEVYDGNISESVMSECTKKSGLSIVGSSSAISNDLCFSFSSAPLNEKDSEKDQCLELKLELNAIAVQYDQCCHELLRMREEALANAKKRWATSKTMPVS, from the exons ATGAATTCTAGGGCAGGTTCGTTTTTGTCAGCGCCAAATGCTAAGCTGAAGTTGGAGGCCAGTGAGAATGATATTATTTTAGAAGTTTCCCCCGATAAACGATATATTCGG tATAATGAAATCTTGGGGAGAGGAGCATTCAAGATTGT TTATAAGGGGTTTGATGAAGTAGATGGAATTGAAATTGCGTGGAACCAAGTAAGCATTGACGACGCATTGCAGTCTTCAGAAAATCTTCGAAGATTATATTCTGAGGTTCACCTGTTGAGAACATTGAAACATGAGAACATCATGAAGTTATATACCTCTTGGGTTGATGATGAGAACAAAACAATAAACATGATTACTGAGTTGTTCACTTCAGGAAGTTTGAGGCA GTACCGCAAGAAGCACAGAAATGTCGAGCTGAAGGCTATTAAGAACTGGGCTAGACAGATACTGCAAGGCTTACACTATCTCCACAATCATGACCCACCGATCATTCATAGAGATTTGAAGTGTGACAATATCTTTGTTAATGGAAATCATGGAGAAGTTAAAATTGGAGATTTAGGCTTAGCAACAATGATGCAGCAGCGTACTGTGCGAAGTGTTATTG GCACTCCTGAATTTATGGCTCCTGAGCTCTATGAAGAGGAGTATAATCAACTTGTTGACATCTATTCTTTTGGCATGTGTTTGTTGGAGATGATAACCTGTGAATATCCATACGGTGAATGCAAAAATCAAGCTCAAATCTATAAAAAG GGGATAAAGCCAGCTGCGCTTGGTAATGTTAAGGACCCCCAAGCAAAGCAGCTCATAGAAAAATGTTTGCTCCCAGCAGGTCAGAGGTTGAATGCAGCAGAGCTCTTGAAAGATCCGTTTCTTTCATCTGAAAGTTCAAAGGAGTTACTGTGCAATCTTGTGCAACCGCTTAGTATTACATCCAAAGCAATGAACTTTTGCAAGGCTGATTCTCTTTCTATGGATATAGAACCTACATACAGAAATGTGTCATATGATGCCTGTGGAGAAAGCACCATTGAAACCCATAACGTAATGTTGCACAGATACAACACCAGAAATGAATTTAGATTGCGAGGGGAAATTCGTGATAGTTGTTCCATATCATTGACATTGCGCATTGCTGACTTTCATG GGCGGGTAAGGAATATCCACTTTATGTTCTATCTGGATGCTGATACTGCGATTTCAATAGCTGGCGAGATGGTTGAACAGCTTGGTTTATTGAGTGACGATGTCTTTCTCATAGCGGAGTTGATTGACTGTTTAATTTTAGAAATGGTTCCCGACTGGAAACCGTCATTTGAAAGTTTGGCTGGAGTAGGCGACTTAAACAAGAAGTCTGGCATATGTCAAAATGGTCACCTCTTAACAAGCTACAGCATAGAACGGGGATCGAATAGTATGCCCTGCCATGATTTAAATGAACCGCATGCTTTTACCGAATTCATTTTTGTTGACAGACATGATGCTGAAGAGTCAGTTGAGAAGTTATCAAAGCACGATCAAGGATTTACTAATTCTTTGTGCAGTTCTGACTTAGGCATTGTTTGCAAGAAATATGGCGCTGAGGTTTACGACGGTAATATCAGTGAGTCTGTGATGAGTGAATGTACAAAGAAATCAGGGTTGTCAATTGTTGGTTCTAGCAGTGCAATATCTAACGATTTGTGCTTCAGTTTTTCTTCTGCGCCTCTGAATGAAAAAGACTCAGAAAAAGATCAATGCTTAGAGCTGAAGCTAGAACTCAATGCAATAGCTGTTCAATACGACCAGTGTTGCCATGAACTTTTAAGGATGAGAGAGGAGGCACTGGCAAATGCTAAGAAGAGGTGGGCCACAAGCAAGACGATGCCTGTTTCTTGA
- the LOC113779820 gene encoding protein yippee-like At4g27745 codes for MAELMGPRLYSCCNCRNQVALHDDVISKAFQGRNGRAFLFSHAMNVVVGPKEDRQLMTGLHTVADVYCNDCREVLGWKYERAYEETQKYKEGKFILEKSKIVKENW; via the exons ATGGCTGAGTTGATGGGGCCAAGATTGTACAGTTGCTGTAATTGTAGAAATCAAGTTGCACTTCATGATGATGTCATTTCCAAAGCATTTCAG GGAAGAAATGGTCGAGCCTTTCTATTCTCCCATGCAATGAATGTTGTTGTGGGGCCTAAAGAGGATAGGCAGCTTATGACCGGCCTCCACACAGTCGCTGATGTCTATTGTAATGATTGCCGTGAGGTGCTGGGTTGGAAATATGAACGAGCTTATGAAGAAACACAGAAGTACAAGGAAGGGAAGTTTATACttgaaaagtcaaaaattgtGAAGGAAAACTGGTAG
- the LOC113779067 gene encoding oligopeptide transporter 7: protein MEESSADEIRAPLIISKDEDINDDDVYALSSSKSNEVHHVYDEEEEEENSPIPQVALTVPTTDDPSLPVLTFRMWVLGTLSCILLSFLNQFFWYRTEPLTITAISAQIAVVPLGQLMAARLPKGAFFKGSRWEFSLNPGPFNVKEHVLITIFANSGAGTVYAIHIVTVVKAFYKRHITFFVSLIVVLTTQVLGFGWAGIFRRYLVEPAAMWWPANLVQVSLFRALHEKEERPRRGLTRTQFFLIAFISSFAYYVFPGYLFQMLTSLSWLCWIFPTSILAQQLGSGLNGLGIGAMGLDWSTISSYLGSPLASPWFATANVAAGFVLVMYALTPLAYWLDLYKAKTFPIFSDELFNAQGQVYDITAIIDSNFHLDIAAYEREGTLYLSTFFAMTYGIGFAALTATITHVCLFHGREIWEQSKSSFKEKKMDIHTRLMSKYNQVPEWWFWCILVANIALTIFVCEYYNEQLQLPWWGVLLACLIAIFFTLPIGIITAITNQSPGLNIITEYIIGYIYPGYPVANMCFKVYGYISMSQAITFLQDFKLGHYMKIPPRTMFMAQVVGTLIAAFVYLGTAWWLLETIPDICETTSSQSVWTCPSDRVFYDASVIWGLIGPRRIFGDLGTYAMVNWFFLGGAIAPLLVWLAARAFPNQHWIKLINMPVLIGATGSMPPATAVNYTTWIIVGFLSGYVWYRYRPESWRRFNYVLSGALDAGLAFMGVLLYMALGLEDITLSWWGNDLDGCPYATCPTAKGIVVEGCPVIS, encoded by the exons ATGGAAGAATCATCAGCAGATGAGATTCGGGCTCCTCTCATAA TCTCGAAAGATGAAGACATTAATGATGATGATGTTTATGCACTATCGAGCTCCAAATCTAATGAGGTCCACCATGTATAcgacgaagaagaagaagaagaaaattcgCCAATCCCGCAGGTGGCACTTACGGTACCAACCACAGACGACCCTTCTCTTCCGGTCCTCACCTTCAGAATGTGGGTGCTGGGGACGCTCTCCTGCATCTTGCTGTCCTTTCTGAACCAGTTCTTCTGGTACAGAACCGAACCCTTGACCATCACAGCCATCTCGGCTCAGATAGCCGTAGTCCCTCTGGGCCAGCTCATGGCTGCCAGGCTCCCCAAAGGGGCCTTCTTCAAAGGGAGCCGCTGGGAATTCTCGCTGAATCCGGGGCCATTCAATGTAAAAGAACACGTGTTGATAACCATATTCGCAAACTCTGGTGCGGGCACCGTTTATGCTATTCACATAGTCACTGTTGTCAAGGCTTTCTATAAACGGCACATCACCTTCTTCGTGTCCTTGATTGTTGTTTTAACAACTCAG GTGTTGGGGTTTGGATGGGCTGGTATTTTCAGAAGGTATTTGGTGGAGCCGGCGGCCATGTGGTGGCCAGCCAATCTAGTCCAAGTCTCCTTGTTCAG GGCTCtccatgagaaggaagaaaggcCCAGAAGGGGTCTAACGCGAACCCAATTCTTTCTAATTGCCTTCATTTCCAGCTTTGCTTACTATGTATTTCCAGGCTACCTTTTCCAAATGCTAACCTCCCTTTCATGGCTGTGTTGGATCTTTCCTACATCAATCCTAGCCCAGCAGCTAGGTTCCGGCCTGAATGGGCTGGGAATTGGGGCCATGGGGCTTGACTGGTCCACAATCTCATCCTATCTAGGAAGCCCATTGGCAAGCCCATGGTTTGCCACGGCCAATGTTGCTGCAGGATTTGTGCTGGTCATGTATGCGCTGACTCCTCTAGCCTACTGGCTCGACCTTTACAAAGCCAAGACTTTCCCCATATTCTCCGATGAGCTCTTCAATGCCCAAGGCCAAGTTTACGACATCACCGCCATTATTGACTCTAACTTTCACCTGGATATTGCGGCATATGAGCGAGAGGGAACCCTTTATCTCAGCACATTTTTTGCAATGACTTACGGCATTGGCTTTGCCGCTCTCACTGCTACCATTACGCACGTTTGTCTTTTCCATGGCAG AGAAATATGGGAGCAGAGCAAATCAAGTttcaaagagaagaaaatggacATACACACAAGGCTCATGAGCAAGTACAATCAAGTACCCGAGTGGtggttttggtgcattttggtcgCAAACATTGCGCTTACAATTTTTGTTTGTGAATATTACAACGAGCAACTTCAGTTGCCATGGTGGGGCGTCCTACTAGCTTGTTTAATCGCCATTTTCTTCACTCTGCCTATTGGCATAATCACTGCCATCACTAACCAG TCACCGGGGTTGAACATCATCACCGAATATATCATCGGCTACATATATCCGGGATATCCCGTGGCAAACATGTGCTTCAAGGTGTATGGATACATTAGCATGTCTCAGGCCATAACTTTCTTGCAAGATTTCAAGCTCGGCCATTACATGAAAATTCCTCCCAGAACAATGTTTATGGCGCAG GTTGTTGGAACTCTAATAGCGGCTTTTGTGTATTTGGGCACGGCATGGTGGTTGCTGGAGACCATCCCGGACATATGCGAGACAACATCTTCTCAATCAGTATGGACCTGTCCAAGTGATCGTGTATTTTATGATGCATCAGTAATCTGGGGACTCATCGGCCCACGtagaatttttggagatttggGAACGTACGCAATGGTGAATTGGTTCTTCCTTGGGGGAGCAATTGCTCCTCTTCTTGTGTGGTTGGCTGCTAGGGCCTTCCCCAATCAACATTGGATTAAACTTATAAACATGCCAGTATTGATTGGAGCCACCGGAAGCATGCCACCGGCAACTGCAGTTAACTACACCACCTGGATTATAGTTGGGTTCTTATCAGGCTATGTATGGTACAGATATAGGCCAGAGTCTTGGCGACGCTTCAATTACGTACTCTCTGGTGCATTAGATGCAGGTTTGGCCTTTATGGGGGTTCTGCTGTATATGGCACTGGGATTGGAAGACATCACTCTCAGTTGGTGGGGAAATGACCTTGATGGTTGTCCTTACGCCACTTGCCCAACCGCTAAAGGGATAGTGGTTGAGGGCTGTCCAGTGATCTCCTAG